In Lagopus muta isolate bLagMut1 chromosome 6, bLagMut1 primary, whole genome shotgun sequence, one DNA window encodes the following:
- the EIF5 gene encoding eukaryotic translation initiation factor 5, producing MSVNVNRSVSDQFYRYKMPRLIAKVEGKGNGIKTVIVNMVDVAKALNRPPTYPTKFFGCELGAQTQFDVKNDRYIVNGSHEANKLQDMLDGFIKKFVLCPECENPETDLHVNPKKQTIGNSCKACGYRGMLDTNHKLCTFILKNPPESGDTGGTGKKEKEKKNRKGKDKENGSVSSNETPPPPPPEEITPPQVVEEEDDDDWGEDTTEEAQRRRMDEISDHAKNLTLSEDLERTVEERVNILFDFVKKKKEEGVIDSSDKDIVAEAERLDVKAMGPLVLTEVLFDEKIREQIRKYRRHFLRFCHNNKKAQRYLLHGFECVVAMHQSQLISKIPHILKEMYDADLLEEEVILGWAEKASKKYVSKELAKEIRVKAEPFIKWLKEAEEESSGNEEEDEDENIEVVYSTTASVPKVETVKPANNKDDDIDIDAI from the exons ATGTCTGTCAACGTCAACCGCAGTGTTTCAGATCAGTTCTATCGCTACAAAATGCCCCGTCTGATTGCCAAG gttgaGGGCAAAGGAAATGGAATAAAGACGGTTATAGTCAACATGGTTGACGTTGCAAAGGCGCTTAATCGGCCTCCAACGT ATCCTACCAAATTTTTTGGTTGTGAGCTGGGAGCACAGACCCAGTTTGATGTTAAGAATGACCGTTACATTGTCAATGGATCTCATGAGGCGAATAAGCTGCAAGACATGTTGGATGGATTCATTAAAAAATTTGTTCTCTGTCCTGAGTGTGAGAATCCTGAAACTGATCTG catgTCAATCCTAAGAAACAAACTATAGGTAACTCTTGCAAAGCCTGTGGCTATCGAGGCATGCTTGACACAAACCATAAACTCTGCACATTCATTCTCAAAAACCCACCTG aaagtggTGATACTGGTGgtacagggaagaaagaaaaggagaagaaaaacagaaaaggcaagGACAAAGAAAATGGTTCTGTGTCCAGCAATGAgacacctccacctccaccaccagAGGAGATTACTCCTCCACAGGTTGTG gaggaggaggatgatgATGACTGGGGTGAAGACACAACAGAAGAAGCCCAGAGGCGTAGAATGGATGAAATCAGTGACCATGCAAAGAACCTCACACTTAGCGAAGACTTGGAAAGAACAGTGGAAGAGAGAGTCAACATACTGTTTGATTTTGTGAAG aaaaagaaggaagaaggtgTCATTGATTCTTCTGACAAGGACATTGTAGCAGAAGCAGAGAGACTGGATGTCAAGGCTATGGGCCCTCTAGTTCTGACTGAAGTCCTTTTTGATGAAAAGATTCGCGAACAGATCAGGAAATACAGGCGTCACTTCCTTCGT TTCTGCCACAATAACAAGAAAGCTCAGAGGTACCTTCTCCACGGCTTTGAGTGTGTGGTGGCCATGCATCAGTCTCAGCTTATTTCTAAAATACCACATATTTTGAAGGAGATGTATGATGCAGATCTTCTAGAAGAAGAGGTCATCCTTGGCTGGGCAGAAAAG gccTCAAAGAAATACGTTTCAAAGGAGCTTGCCAAAGAAATCCGTGTCAAAGCAGAACCATTTATTAAATGGCTGAAGGAAGCTGAAGAAGAATCCTCCGGAAatgaagaagaggatgaagatGAAAACATAGAG GTGGTATACTCTACAACTGCCAGTGTACCTAAAGTTGAAACTGTGAAGCCTGCAAACAATAAAGATGATGATATTGATATTGATGCCATTTAA